The following are encoded together in the Oncorhynchus nerka isolate Pitt River linkage group LG23, Oner_Uvic_2.0, whole genome shotgun sequence genome:
- the LOC115107135 gene encoding integrator complex subunit 13 isoform X1: MNSHRAEPEMKMFSVSHKTAFVVDHCPYMAESCRQQVECDVLTKSRGQGMIPLAPVSKSLWTCAVECSMEYCRILYDVYPLRKLINYIVSDSEFHILNSWRQEDQSTHELMSALAAVGPPNPQEDPECCSVLHGLVAAVESLCKITEYQHEARTTLMDTADRVANRGRIICLTNAKSDTHVRMLEDCVQETILEQNKMAAGSDRLMPIQQCELVLVHIFPQGEDTLVSDRPKKEVSSLLTSEVHSVRAGRHLATKLNILVQQHFDLASTTITNIPMKEEQHANTSANYDVELLHHRDAHLEFFKSGDLHMAGSTSRDSGLKETVTLKWCTPRTNSVELHYCTGAYRISPTDVNSRPSSCLTNFLLNGRSVLLEQPRKSGSKVISHMLSSHGGEIFLHVLNSTRSTLEDPPSISEGCGGRVTDYRITDFGEFMRENRLTPVPESPDTEANGKPPAERAKAQLERYTRYWPMIISQTTIFNMQAVVPLANLIVKESLSEEDLLTCQKTVYNLVDMERKNDPLPISTVGSRGKGPKRDEQYRIMWNELETLVKTHVAGSERHQRVLDCIIACRSKPPEEEERKKRGRKREDKEDKAEKNINKDSEDKSWQESERLKGVVERVKEEQGESEVIKDSPDSPEPLNKKPRLEEIQLPEKAKGPVSLLTMWTNRITVANSRKHQEFAGRISSVNNKAELYQHLKDENGMDLHENGKATR; encoded by the exons ATG AACTCACACAGGGCTGAACCAGAGATGAAGATGTTCTCAGTCTCCCACAAGACGGCCTTCGTGGTCGACCACTGCCCTTACATGGCAGAGTCCTGTCGGCAGCAGGTGGAGTGTGACGTGCTGACAAAAAGCCGTGGTCAGGGCATGATCCCGCTGGCCCCAGTGTCCAAGTCCCTGTGGACCTGTGCTGTGGAGTGCTCCATGGAGTACTGCCGCATCCTCTATGACGTTTACCCCCTCAGGAAACTG ATCAACTACATTGTGAGTGATTCAGAGTTCCATATTCTGAACAGCTGGAGGCAAGAGGACCAAAGCACTCATGAG CTCATGTCTGCTCTGGCAGCTGTGGGTCCACCTAACCCGCAGGAGGACCCTGAGTGTTGCAGTGTCCTGCACGGCCTGGTGGCAGCGGTGGAGTCACTGTGTAAGATCACTGAGTACCAGCACGAGGCACGCACCACCCTCATGGACACGGCTGACAGGGTGGCCAATAGGGGACGCATTATCTGCCTCACAAACGCCAAGAG TGACACCCATGTGCGAATGCTGGAGGACTGTGTGCAAGAGACCATTCTAGAGCAAAACAAGATGGCAGCAGGCTCAGACAG aCTGATGCCTATCCAGCAGTGTGAGCTGGTGCTCGTCCACATCTTCCCTCAAGGAGAGGACACCCTGGTCTCAGACCGGCCAAAGAAAGAG GTCTCCTCTCTGCTGACCAGCGAGGTTCACAGTGTGCGGGCAGGGAGGCACCTGGCCACCAAACTCAACATTCTAGTGCAGCAGCACTTTGACCTTgcctccaccaccatcaccaacatCCCAATGAAG GAGGAGCAGCACGCCAACACGTCGGCCAATTACGACGTAGAACTCCTGCATCACAGGGACGCCCATCTTGAGTTCTTCAAAAGTG GCGACCTGCACATGGCTGGTAGTACGAGTCGAGACAGTGGACTTAAGGAGACGGTTACTCTTAAGTGGTGCACTCCTCGCACCAACAGTGTAG AACTGCACTACTGCACTGGAGCCTATCGGATCTCGCCTACGGACGTCAACAGCCGACCCTCATCGTGTTTGACCAACTTCTTGCTGAACG GTCGCTCAGTGCTGCTGGAGCAGCCCAGGAAGTCCGGGTCAAAGGTCATCAGCCACATGCTGAGCAGTCACGGCGGGGAGATCTTCCTGCACGTGCTCAATAGCACCCGCTCCACCCTGGAGGACCCTCCCTCCATTAGCGAGGGCTGCGGGGGCCGGGTGACTGACTACCGCATCACT GACTTCGGAGAGTTCATGAGGGAGAACCGTCTGACTCCTGTCCCAGAGTCTCCAGACACTGAGGCTAATGGGAAGCCCCCGGCGGAGAGGGCCAAAGCCCAGCTGGAGCGTTACACTCGCTATTGGCCAATGATCATTTCCCAGACCACCATCTTCAACATGCAGGCG GTGGTTCCGCTGGCTAATCTcatagtgaaggagagtctgagtGAGGAGGACTTGCTGACCTGCCAGAAGACCGTTTACAACCTGGTGGATATGGAGAGGAAGAACGACCCTCTTCCCATCTCCACTGTGGGCTCCAGGGGAAAGGGCCCTAAAAg GGATGAGCAGTACCGCATCATGTGGAACGAGCTGGAGACTCTGGTGAAGACCCACGTGGCTGGCAGTGAGCGACACCAGAGGGTTCTGGACTGCATCATCGCCTGCCGCAGCAAACCCcccgaggaggaggagaggaagaaacgggggaggaagagggaggacaaGGAGGACAAGGCAGAGAAGAATATCAACAAGGATTCAGAGGACAAGAGCTGGCAGGAGTCAGAGAG GCTGAAGGGGGTGGTAGAGCGTGTaaaggaggagcagggggagtcGGAGGTCATAAAGGATTCTCCTGACTCGCCAGAGCCTCTCAACAAGAAGCCCCGTCTGGAAGAGATTCAACTACCTGAAAAAGCCAAAG GTCCGGTGTCCCTGCTCACCATGTGGACTAACAGAATCACTGTGGCCAACTCCAGGAAACACCAGGAGTTTGCCGGAAGGATCAGCTCTGTGAACAACAAGGCAGAGTTATACCAGCACCTTAAAGATGAGAATGG AATGGACCTCCACGAGAATGGGAAAGCCACCAGATGA
- the LOC115107135 gene encoding integrator complex subunit 13 isoform X3 — MNSHRAEPEMKMFSVSHKTAFVVDHCPYMAESCRQQVECDVLTKSRGQGMIPLAPVSKSLWTCAVECSMEYCRILYDVYPLRKLINYIVSDSEFHILNSWRQEDQSTHELMSALAAVGPPNPQEDPECCSVLHGLVAAVESLCKITEYQHEARTTLMDTADRVANRGRIICLTNAKSDTHVRMLEDCVQETILEQNKMAAGSDRLMPIQQCELVLVHIFPQGEDTLVSDRPKKEVSSLLTSEVHSVRAGRHLATKLNILVQQHFDLASTTITNIPMKEEQHANTSANYDVELLHHRDAHLEFFKSGDLHMAGSTSRDSGLKETVTLKWCTPRTNSVELHYCTGAYRISPTDVNSRPSSCLTNFLLNGRSVLLEQPRKSGSKVISHMLSSHGGEIFLHVLNSTRSTLEDPPSISEGCGGRVTDYRITDFGEFMRENRLTPVPESPDTEANGKPPAERAKAQLERYTRYWPMIISQTTIFNMQAVVPLANLIVKESLSEEDLLTCQKTVYNLVDMERKNDPLPISTVGSRGKGPKRDEQYRIMWNELETLVKTHVAGSERHQRVLDCIIACRSKPPEEEERKKRGRKREDKEDKAEKNINKDSEDKSWQESERTITQHTSRLCKGYLTKEDSDGVLHQMTWPLQSPDLTPIEMVWDELDSRVKEKQSTSAQRMWELLQDCWKSIPGEAG; from the exons ATG AACTCACACAGGGCTGAACCAGAGATGAAGATGTTCTCAGTCTCCCACAAGACGGCCTTCGTGGTCGACCACTGCCCTTACATGGCAGAGTCCTGTCGGCAGCAGGTGGAGTGTGACGTGCTGACAAAAAGCCGTGGTCAGGGCATGATCCCGCTGGCCCCAGTGTCCAAGTCCCTGTGGACCTGTGCTGTGGAGTGCTCCATGGAGTACTGCCGCATCCTCTATGACGTTTACCCCCTCAGGAAACTG ATCAACTACATTGTGAGTGATTCAGAGTTCCATATTCTGAACAGCTGGAGGCAAGAGGACCAAAGCACTCATGAG CTCATGTCTGCTCTGGCAGCTGTGGGTCCACCTAACCCGCAGGAGGACCCTGAGTGTTGCAGTGTCCTGCACGGCCTGGTGGCAGCGGTGGAGTCACTGTGTAAGATCACTGAGTACCAGCACGAGGCACGCACCACCCTCATGGACACGGCTGACAGGGTGGCCAATAGGGGACGCATTATCTGCCTCACAAACGCCAAGAG TGACACCCATGTGCGAATGCTGGAGGACTGTGTGCAAGAGACCATTCTAGAGCAAAACAAGATGGCAGCAGGCTCAGACAG aCTGATGCCTATCCAGCAGTGTGAGCTGGTGCTCGTCCACATCTTCCCTCAAGGAGAGGACACCCTGGTCTCAGACCGGCCAAAGAAAGAG GTCTCCTCTCTGCTGACCAGCGAGGTTCACAGTGTGCGGGCAGGGAGGCACCTGGCCACCAAACTCAACATTCTAGTGCAGCAGCACTTTGACCTTgcctccaccaccatcaccaacatCCCAATGAAG GAGGAGCAGCACGCCAACACGTCGGCCAATTACGACGTAGAACTCCTGCATCACAGGGACGCCCATCTTGAGTTCTTCAAAAGTG GCGACCTGCACATGGCTGGTAGTACGAGTCGAGACAGTGGACTTAAGGAGACGGTTACTCTTAAGTGGTGCACTCCTCGCACCAACAGTGTAG AACTGCACTACTGCACTGGAGCCTATCGGATCTCGCCTACGGACGTCAACAGCCGACCCTCATCGTGTTTGACCAACTTCTTGCTGAACG GTCGCTCAGTGCTGCTGGAGCAGCCCAGGAAGTCCGGGTCAAAGGTCATCAGCCACATGCTGAGCAGTCACGGCGGGGAGATCTTCCTGCACGTGCTCAATAGCACCCGCTCCACCCTGGAGGACCCTCCCTCCATTAGCGAGGGCTGCGGGGGCCGGGTGACTGACTACCGCATCACT GACTTCGGAGAGTTCATGAGGGAGAACCGTCTGACTCCTGTCCCAGAGTCTCCAGACACTGAGGCTAATGGGAAGCCCCCGGCGGAGAGGGCCAAAGCCCAGCTGGAGCGTTACACTCGCTATTGGCCAATGATCATTTCCCAGACCACCATCTTCAACATGCAGGCG GTGGTTCCGCTGGCTAATCTcatagtgaaggagagtctgagtGAGGAGGACTTGCTGACCTGCCAGAAGACCGTTTACAACCTGGTGGATATGGAGAGGAAGAACGACCCTCTTCCCATCTCCACTGTGGGCTCCAGGGGAAAGGGCCCTAAAAg GGATGAGCAGTACCGCATCATGTGGAACGAGCTGGAGACTCTGGTGAAGACCCACGTGGCTGGCAGTGAGCGACACCAGAGGGTTCTGGACTGCATCATCGCCTGCCGCAGCAAACCCcccgaggaggaggagaggaagaaacgggggaggaagagggaggacaaGGAGGACAAGGCAGAGAAGAATATCAACAAGGATTCAGAGGACAAGAGCTGGCAGGAGTCAGAGAG gacaattacccaacacacttccaggctttgtaagggctatttgaccaaggaggacagtgatggagtgctgcatcagatgacctggcctctacaatcacctgacctcaccccaattgaaatggtttgggatgagttggacagcagagtgaaggaaaagcagtcaacaagtgctcagcgtatgtgggaactccttcaggactgttggaaaagcattcctggtgaagctggttga
- the LOC115107135 gene encoding integrator complex subunit 13 isoform X2, with protein MKMFSVSHKTAFVVDHCPYMAESCRQQVECDVLTKSRGQGMIPLAPVSKSLWTCAVECSMEYCRILYDVYPLRKLINYIVSDSEFHILNSWRQEDQSTHELMSALAAVGPPNPQEDPECCSVLHGLVAAVESLCKITEYQHEARTTLMDTADRVANRGRIICLTNAKSDTHVRMLEDCVQETILEQNKMAAGSDRLMPIQQCELVLVHIFPQGEDTLVSDRPKKEVSSLLTSEVHSVRAGRHLATKLNILVQQHFDLASTTITNIPMKEEQHANTSANYDVELLHHRDAHLEFFKSGDLHMAGSTSRDSGLKETVTLKWCTPRTNSVELHYCTGAYRISPTDVNSRPSSCLTNFLLNGRSVLLEQPRKSGSKVISHMLSSHGGEIFLHVLNSTRSTLEDPPSISEGCGGRVTDYRITDFGEFMRENRLTPVPESPDTEANGKPPAERAKAQLERYTRYWPMIISQTTIFNMQAVVPLANLIVKESLSEEDLLTCQKTVYNLVDMERKNDPLPISTVGSRGKGPKRDEQYRIMWNELETLVKTHVAGSERHQRVLDCIIACRSKPPEEEERKKRGRKREDKEDKAEKNINKDSEDKSWQESERLKGVVERVKEEQGESEVIKDSPDSPEPLNKKPRLEEIQLPEKAKGPVSLLTMWTNRITVANSRKHQEFAGRISSVNNKAELYQHLKDENGMDLHENGKATR; from the exons ATGAAGATGTTCTCAGTCTCCCACAAGACGGCCTTCGTGGTCGACCACTGCCCTTACATGGCAGAGTCCTGTCGGCAGCAGGTGGAGTGTGACGTGCTGACAAAAAGCCGTGGTCAGGGCATGATCCCGCTGGCCCCAGTGTCCAAGTCCCTGTGGACCTGTGCTGTGGAGTGCTCCATGGAGTACTGCCGCATCCTCTATGACGTTTACCCCCTCAGGAAACTG ATCAACTACATTGTGAGTGATTCAGAGTTCCATATTCTGAACAGCTGGAGGCAAGAGGACCAAAGCACTCATGAG CTCATGTCTGCTCTGGCAGCTGTGGGTCCACCTAACCCGCAGGAGGACCCTGAGTGTTGCAGTGTCCTGCACGGCCTGGTGGCAGCGGTGGAGTCACTGTGTAAGATCACTGAGTACCAGCACGAGGCACGCACCACCCTCATGGACACGGCTGACAGGGTGGCCAATAGGGGACGCATTATCTGCCTCACAAACGCCAAGAG TGACACCCATGTGCGAATGCTGGAGGACTGTGTGCAAGAGACCATTCTAGAGCAAAACAAGATGGCAGCAGGCTCAGACAG aCTGATGCCTATCCAGCAGTGTGAGCTGGTGCTCGTCCACATCTTCCCTCAAGGAGAGGACACCCTGGTCTCAGACCGGCCAAAGAAAGAG GTCTCCTCTCTGCTGACCAGCGAGGTTCACAGTGTGCGGGCAGGGAGGCACCTGGCCACCAAACTCAACATTCTAGTGCAGCAGCACTTTGACCTTgcctccaccaccatcaccaacatCCCAATGAAG GAGGAGCAGCACGCCAACACGTCGGCCAATTACGACGTAGAACTCCTGCATCACAGGGACGCCCATCTTGAGTTCTTCAAAAGTG GCGACCTGCACATGGCTGGTAGTACGAGTCGAGACAGTGGACTTAAGGAGACGGTTACTCTTAAGTGGTGCACTCCTCGCACCAACAGTGTAG AACTGCACTACTGCACTGGAGCCTATCGGATCTCGCCTACGGACGTCAACAGCCGACCCTCATCGTGTTTGACCAACTTCTTGCTGAACG GTCGCTCAGTGCTGCTGGAGCAGCCCAGGAAGTCCGGGTCAAAGGTCATCAGCCACATGCTGAGCAGTCACGGCGGGGAGATCTTCCTGCACGTGCTCAATAGCACCCGCTCCACCCTGGAGGACCCTCCCTCCATTAGCGAGGGCTGCGGGGGCCGGGTGACTGACTACCGCATCACT GACTTCGGAGAGTTCATGAGGGAGAACCGTCTGACTCCTGTCCCAGAGTCTCCAGACACTGAGGCTAATGGGAAGCCCCCGGCGGAGAGGGCCAAAGCCCAGCTGGAGCGTTACACTCGCTATTGGCCAATGATCATTTCCCAGACCACCATCTTCAACATGCAGGCG GTGGTTCCGCTGGCTAATCTcatagtgaaggagagtctgagtGAGGAGGACTTGCTGACCTGCCAGAAGACCGTTTACAACCTGGTGGATATGGAGAGGAAGAACGACCCTCTTCCCATCTCCACTGTGGGCTCCAGGGGAAAGGGCCCTAAAAg GGATGAGCAGTACCGCATCATGTGGAACGAGCTGGAGACTCTGGTGAAGACCCACGTGGCTGGCAGTGAGCGACACCAGAGGGTTCTGGACTGCATCATCGCCTGCCGCAGCAAACCCcccgaggaggaggagaggaagaaacgggggaggaagagggaggacaaGGAGGACAAGGCAGAGAAGAATATCAACAAGGATTCAGAGGACAAGAGCTGGCAGGAGTCAGAGAG GCTGAAGGGGGTGGTAGAGCGTGTaaaggaggagcagggggagtcGGAGGTCATAAAGGATTCTCCTGACTCGCCAGAGCCTCTCAACAAGAAGCCCCGTCTGGAAGAGATTCAACTACCTGAAAAAGCCAAAG GTCCGGTGTCCCTGCTCACCATGTGGACTAACAGAATCACTGTGGCCAACTCCAGGAAACACCAGGAGTTTGCCGGAAGGATCAGCTCTGTGAACAACAAGGCAGAGTTATACCAGCACCTTAAAGATGAGAATGG AATGGACCTCCACGAGAATGGGAAAGCCACCAGATGA
- the LOC115107134 gene encoding mucin-3B-like, translated as MKEPETQLSDTSTPHLHQLLTVPGQDLTKSHLYIWLGSKLTQPATKSLQFIHERSLTEQQRQTFMLSSLEKSRTKSASPLEGSTLTPNLPSLAMFLKLELEKTISHTASLPFNLERSVTTVSQSENGRLVSTPQQVDLNRLTSTLSRVNGRQLAFDKTPVTYVSSPLYLYEDLPRVPLTHSGPLVTVLADDHTPKTHSVQITAGPLGDRPGSQTIDLSQKTQHTGAQSIASPSQVPLLSPISAKQSWQMESNMTLEPSLTQIPLAAPATSELYSEITSVPRTELYVDSVLFMMTPTMADFESNFDSSYSIPQATVEILGTTAHGQLWPIELSAVQRLYTESSLLLLQSLDPSYPQYTQFIAQEDPSYPQYIQSIAQENTLGNSTQTFPTDSLDFMSQSAEKEQTPLPSKFCDLEIRDHYSDPVYIQTDTSRQFSSESHKDRPQTAAITDKNSEYVSLQFLSKTNQLVTATSFSPLHSSQSLPSISVTTQTSSIPASVLSATNRSAVPSMHQSLPRTQGITSMGRAITVCPITGYCPLTSLLILSTGWREYDATSRVSSGPVEMREVSLGLAPTGVLRASSAPMSPSAASSGPSNLPPKVLQSIPLLEATVGFPFHYTIPSRTFLDPEDGAAESLSLELTFIDGPPVTLGSWVALDGLELHGVPLEVDLQFAPQQLLLAARDNQGLAAWLPLTLDLHRSHAEPCHSFSLIAHRSLYSLLSQRHRVELLLDKLSRFFNDSGSHHLAVLSLAPGSTIVSWYNFTLCQVGGDGDEGRCPVGQVWRMWEEISSEARQISPAFSQAMLPEFPISKVGPVSFRRDCFSSPTTATTIASSPTLSPSTPYPTSINTVPASDPTGASVRQTDPYHWMASVLTALLVVCCLFLAVTVTFIVFYFCRSHVRVRTLAIWPSEGVVPGHTMDLRAIRPRMPPLFQPEVPPPPPRLWLNTSPASGENLSPTYLQGRQPYQRPVSFHPPPQY; from the exons ATGAAAGAGCCTGAAACTCAATTGTCCGACACATCCACGCCTCATCTCCATCAACTCCTGACTGTCCCAGGCCAGGATCTGACAAAGAGTCACCTCTACATCTGGCTTGGCTCTAAGCTGACGCAACCAGCGACCAAATCTCTACAGTTTATACACGAGAGGTCACTTACAGAACAGCAGAGGCAAACATTTATGCTCTCTTCTCTTGAGAAATCAAGGACCAAGTCTGCATCACCTTTGGAGGGTTCAACACTCACACCAAACTTACCTTCATTGGCCATGTTCTTAAAGTTAGAACTGGAGAAGACCATATCGCATACCGCATCGTTGCCATTCAATCTAGAGAGGTCAGTGACCACAGTTTCACAATCTGAAAATGGGAGATTAGTAAGCACGCCTCAACAGGTTGACCTAAACCGATTAACATCGACACTCAGTAGAGTAAATGGTAGGCAGTTAGCCTTTGACAAAACTCCTGTAACATACGTTTCCTCACCTCTTTATCTGTACGAGGACCTGCCCCGAGTGCCTTTGACTCACAGCGGTCCGCTTGTGACTGTTTTAGCAGATGACCATACACCTAAAACCCACAGTGTTCAGATAACTGCAGGACCACTGGGTGACAGGCCAGGATCGCAGACAATTGACCTCAGCCAAAAGACACAGCATACTGGTGCACAATCCATAGCCTCACCATCACAGGTACCTCTCCTATCGCCAATATCAGCTAAGCAATCCTGGCAAATGGAGAGCAACATGACTCTGGAGCCTTCCTTGACTCAAATACCATTAGCTGCTCCAGCCACAAGTGAACTGTACTCTGAAATAACCTCAGTACCAAGGACGGAATTATACGTAGATTCAGTGTTATTCATGATGACGCCAACAATGGCTGACTTTGAATCCAACTTTGACAGTTCATATAGTATTCCACAGGCAACTGTAGAGATCCTGGGGACAACAGCTCACGGCCAGCTCTGGCCAATAGAACTGTCTGCTGTTCAAAGACTATACACAGAATCCTCCCTCCTTCTGTTGCAGAGTCTGGATCCCTCTTACCCTCAGTATACCCAGTTCATAGCCCAGGAGGATCCCTCTTACCCTCAGTATATCCAGTCCATAGCCCAGGAGAACACGCTGGGTAACTCCACTCAGACTTTTCCCACCGATTCTCTAGATTTCATGTCACAGAGTGCAGAGAAAGAACAGACTCCGCTCCCATCAAAGTTCTGTGATTTAGAGATAAGAGACCACTACTCTGATCCAGTTTACATCCAAACTGACACCTCAAGGCAGTTTTCCTCAGAGTCACACAAGGATCGTCCACAAACAGCTGCAATAACAGATAAAAATTCAGAATACGTCTCTTTGCAGTTTCTCTCCAAGACCAATCAGCTTGTAACTGCTACATCGTTCTCACCCCTTCACTCTTCCCAAAGTCTACCCAGCATCTCAGTAACCACGCAAACCTCCAGCATTCCAGCATCTGTCCTCAGTGCCACAAACAGGTCAGCTGTGCCATCAATGCACCAATCACTGCCCAGGACTCAAGGTATCACAAGCATGGGCAGAGCAATCACAGTGTGTCCAATAACAGGTTACTGCCCTTTGACCTCCCTACTGATTCTCAGCACCGGCTGGAGAGAGTATGACGCAACTTCAAGAGTCTCATCAGGTCCAGTTGAGATGCGAGAGGTGTCTTTGGGCCTTGCTCCAACTGGAGTACTTAGAGCATCTTCTGCACCCATGTCTCCTTCAGCTGCCTCCTCAG GGCCCTCCAATCTCCCTCCCAAAGTGTTGCAGTCCATCCCACTTCTGGAAGCCACAGTCGGCTTCCCTTTCCACTACACAATACCATCAAGGACCTTTCTGGATCCAGAGGATGGGGCAGCAGAGTCCCTCTCCCTGGAGCTGACGTTCATAGATGGCCCTCCTGTGACTCTAGGGTCCTGGGTGGCCTTGGATGGACTTGAGCTGCATGGTGTCCCTCTGGAAGTGGACCTGCAGTTTGCCCCTCAGCAGCTGCTGCTGGCTGCTCGGGACAATCAGGGCCTGGCTGCCTGGCTCCCCCTCACCTTGGACCTCCACCGCAGCCATGCGGAGCCCTGCCACAGCTTTAGCCTCATAGCTCACCGGAGCCTTTACTCCCTCCTCAGCCAGCGCCACAGGGTGGAGCTTCTCCTGGACAAGCTGTCCCGCTTCTTCAATGACTCTGGCAGCCACCACCTTGCCGTGCTGTCCCTGGCACCTGGATCCACTATTGTGTCTTGGTACAACTTCACCCTATGCCAGGTGGGGGGTGATGGTGACGAGGGACGGTGCCCTGTGGGTCAGGTCTGGCGCATGTGGGAGGAAATTAGTTCAGAGGCCAGACAGATTAGCCCTGCGTTCAGCCAGGCAATGCTCCCAGAGTTCCCCATCAGCAAGGTAGGCCCTGTGAGCTTCAGACGTGACTGTTTCTCCAGCCCAACTACTGCCACAACTATAGCCTCTAGTCCCACTCTTTCCCCCAGTACTCCATATCCCACTTCTATCAACACCGTCCCAGCCTCGGATCCCACTGGTGCATCAGTGCGACAGACAGACCCCTATCATTGGATGGCCAGTGTGTTGACAGCTCTGCTAGTGGTCTGCTGTCTCTTTCTGGCAGTCACCGTTACATTTATAGTTTTCTATTTCTGTAGAAGCCATGTGAGGGTAAGGACTCTTGCGATTTGGCCCTCAGAGGGGGTTGTCCCAGGTCACACCATGGATCTGAGGGCAATAAGGCCAAGGATGCCCCCACTGTTCCAACCAGAAGTACCCCCACCTCCCCCAAGGTTGTGGCTGAACACCTCACCAGCCAGTGGAGAAAATCTGTCTCCCACATATCTCCAGGGCAGACAGCCTTATCAAAGACCAGTGTCTTTTCACCCACCTCCACAATACTAG